From the genome of Paraburkholderia aromaticivorans, one region includes:
- a CDS encoding HAD-IA family hydrolase, whose translation MAREQFDLIVFDWDGTLMDSTAHITRSIQSACRDLGLPVPADEAASYVIGLGLRDALQIAAPTLDPADYPRLAERYRFHYLVKDQTTELFAGVREMLQELRDLGYLLAVATGKSRVGLNRALDQSRLTSLFDGTRCADETFSKPHPAMLHELTRELGQDNARTVMVGDTTHDLQMAINAGVAGIGVTYGAHPAGSLSALSPKFVASSVSVLSGWLRENA comes from the coding sequence ATGGCTAGAGAGCAATTTGATCTGATCGTCTTCGACTGGGACGGGACGCTGATGGATTCGACCGCGCACATCACGCGCAGCATCCAGTCGGCCTGCCGCGATCTCGGCTTGCCGGTTCCGGCCGACGAGGCGGCGAGCTACGTCATCGGCCTCGGTTTGCGCGACGCGCTGCAAATCGCCGCGCCCACCCTCGATCCCGCCGACTATCCGCGCTTGGCCGAGCGCTATCGCTTCCATTATCTGGTGAAGGATCAAACCACCGAGCTGTTCGCCGGGGTGCGCGAGATGCTGCAGGAATTGCGCGATCTGGGCTATCTGCTGGCCGTGGCGACGGGTAAGAGCCGCGTCGGACTGAACCGCGCGCTCGACCAGTCGCGCCTGACGAGCCTGTTCGACGGCACCCGCTGCGCCGATGAGACGTTCTCGAAGCCGCACCCGGCCATGCTGCATGAATTGACGCGCGAACTCGGGCAGGACAACGCGCGCACGGTAATGGTCGGCGATACGACGCACGACCTGCAAATGGCGATCAATGCGGGCGTTGCGGGCATCGGTGTCACATATGGGGCGCATCCTGCGGGTTCGTTGAGCGCGTTGTCGCCGAAATTCGTGGCATCGAGCGTCAGTGTGCTGTCGGGCTGGCTGCGAGAAAACGCATGA
- a CDS encoding Rieske (2Fe-2S) protein, which yields MSAQTPEAAPAVRVCASAELVDGGAGVRRGAKLGGGDVVVFFVRYDGRAYGYLNRCAHVPMELDWAEGQFFESSGLYLMCATHGAIYAPDTGKCVGGPCRGGRLRPVQVDERDTPEGRAVFWLPDGELCPDTP from the coding sequence ATGAGCGCGCAGACGCCAGAAGCGGCTCCGGCGGTTCGCGTTTGCGCGTCGGCGGAACTGGTCGACGGCGGCGCGGGCGTGCGTCGCGGGGCGAAACTCGGCGGCGGCGACGTCGTGGTATTTTTCGTTCGCTACGATGGCCGTGCGTACGGCTACCTGAACCGCTGCGCCCATGTGCCGATGGAACTCGACTGGGCCGAGGGGCAGTTCTTCGAATCGTCCGGTTTATACTTGATGTGCGCTACACATGGCGCGATTTACGCGCCGGATACGGGCAAATGCGTCGGGGGTCCGTGCCGCGGCGGCAGATTGCGGCCGGTTCAGGTGGACGAACGCGATACGCCGGAAGGCCGCGCCGTCTTCTGGCTGCCTGATGGCGAACTGTGCCCGGACACGCCCTGA